A genomic stretch from Theobroma cacao cultivar B97-61/B2 chromosome 4, Criollo_cocoa_genome_V2, whole genome shotgun sequence includes:
- the LOC18601745 gene encoding phosphatidylinositol N-acetylglucosaminyltransferase subunit P yields MEEPHSVNSPRRILSFSKRRKAAASVSFLDPDERTSSGFGVSGEHGPKPSEVYGFVGSITTVVATAIFLVWAYIPEPWLHSVGIFYYPSRYWALAVPTYAMVIIVLAIVLYIGLNFMSTPPSTSLTTIFDEFSSEASSFLSHNMEDDDQPIEPISDLGINKINVFMFDNAK; encoded by the exons ATGGAAGAGCCGCATTCAGTGAACAGTCCGAGGAGAATCCTTAGTTTttcaaagagaagaaaagcaGCGGCATCTGTCTCATTTCTTGACCCTGATGAAAGAACAAGCTCTGGTTTTGGAGTATCAGGGGAACACGGTCCTAAACCTTCTGAGGTTTATGGGTTTGTTGGTTCCATCACAACTGTTGTTGCTACAG CTATTTTCTTGGTATGGGCATATATTCCAGAACCTTGGTTACATTCTGTCGGGATCTTCTATTATCCTAGCAG ATATTGGGCTTTGGCAGTTCCAACTTATGCTATGGTGATAATAGTATTAGCTATCGTATTGTATATTGGCCTCAACTTCATGTCAACCCCACCATCAACTTCGTTAACTACAATCTTTG ATGAATTTAGCAGTGAAGCTTCAAGCTTTTTGTCTCATAATATGGAGGATGATGACCAGCCAATTGAGCCCATATCTGATCTTGGCATCAACAAAATTAATGTTTTCATGTTTGATAATGCTAAATGA
- the LOC18601744 gene encoding probable tRNA (guanine(26)-N(2))-dimethyltransferase 2, with the protein MSMDLNDYTIIKEGEAEILMHAKNEVFYNKTQVNNRDMSIAVLRTFISKRKQEHEAFLSKRTKPAPKVSENNGSVGDVEEKPNELDMKIEKSNGECEGPEEKSQEETCSTSEEPIKTEGKVRGELKPPRVLEALSASGLRALRYAREVEGVGQVVALDNDKGAVEACQRNIKFNGSVACSKVESHLADARVYMLTHPKEFDVVDLDPYGSPSVFLDSAVQSVVDGGMLMCTATDMAVLCGGNGEVCYSKYGSYPLRGKYCHEMALRILLACIESHANRYKRYIVPVLSVQMDFYVRVFVRIYSSASAMKNTPLKLSYVYQCTGCDSFHLQPIGRTVSKNTSVRYLPGFAPVVPQGCSDCGKKFNMGGPIWSAPIHDQEWVTSIVADVKSMKDRYPAYDRISAVLTTISEELPDVPLFLSLHNLCATLKCTSPSAVIFRSAVINAGYRISGTHVNPLGLKSDAPMDVIWDIMRCWVKNHPVKAQPADQPGSVILAKEPVLQANFARAVASLSKAQAKKVARFLPNPERHWGPKLRAGRQITSKHISLLGEEAVNGCLNHQESEHEAKRQKTEKTEDANASES; encoded by the exons ATGTCGATGGATCTCAATGATTACACGATCATCAAGGAAGGAGAAGCCGAGATTCTTATGCATGCTAAAAATGAAGTCTTTTACAACAAGACTCAG GTTAACAACAGAGACATGTCCATTGCTGTCCTGAGGACATTTATATCAAAACGGAAGCAGGAACATGAGGCGTTTTTGTCTAAAAGAACCAAACCAGCACCAAAGGTGTCTGAGAATAATGGTTCTGTAGGCGATGTAGAAGAAAAACCTAATGAGTTGGATATGAAGATTGAAAAATCAAACGGAGAATGTGAAGGGCCTGAAGAGAAATCTCAAGAAGAAACATGTAGTACATCAGAAGAACCAATTAAGACAGAGGGAAAAGTTCGAGGGGAGCTCAAACCACCAAGAGTTCTAGAG GCACTATCAGCATCTGGGCTAAGGGCTCTGAGATATGCTCGGGAAGTAGAAGGGGTCGGTCAAGTTGTTGCCTTAGACAATGATAAAG GGGCGGTTGAAGCTTGCCAAAGAAACATAAAGTTCAATGGTTCTGTAGCCTGTTCAAAAGTGGAGTCACATCTTGCTGATGCTCGTGTATACATGCTTACCCACCCAAAAGAATTTGACGTG GTTGATCTTGATCCTTATGGTTCACCTTCTGTGTTCCTGGACTCTGCAGTTCAATCTGTTGTTGATGGGGGCATGCTGATGTGCACTGCAACTGATATGGCAGTTTTGTGTGGGGGTAATGGGGAGGTTTGCTATTCCAA ATACGGATCATACCCATTGAGAGGGAAATATTGCCACGAAATGGCTTTGAGGATCCTCCTAGCCTGCATTGAG AGTCATGCGAACCGCTACAAACGTTATATTGTCCCAGTGCTATCTGTTCAGATGGACTTTTATGTCCGTGTTTTTGTTCGCATATACTC ATCAGCAAGTGCGATGAAGAATACTCCCCTGAAGCTCTCATATGTCTATCAGTGCACTGGTTGTGATTCTTTTCATCTACAGCCTATTGGGAGGACTGTTTCTAAG AATACCAGTGTGAGGTATCTCCCAGGCTTTGCGCCTGTTGTCCCTCAAGGGTGTAGTGATTGTGGAAAGAAATTTAATATGGGTGGACCTATATGGTCTGCTCCCATCCATGATCAAGAGTGGGTAACTTCCATAGTAGCAGATGTAAAATCAATGAAGGACCGTTATCCTGCCTATGATCGCATCTCTGCTGTATTGACTACAATTTCAGAG GAATTGCCTGATGTTCCTCTCTTTTTGAGTCTGCACAACCTCTGTGCTACACTAAAATGCACTTCCCCATCTGCGGTTATTTTCCGCTCTGCTGTGATCAATGCAGGATATCGTATTTCTGGGACTCATGTGAATCCATTGGGACTAAAATCAGATGCTCCCATGGATGTCATTTGGGACATAATGCGTTGCTGG GTTAAAAATCATCCGGTGAAAGCTCAACCGGCTGATCAGCCAGGAAGTGTAATACTTGCCAAAGAACCAGTTCTTCAA GCAAATTTTGCTCGAGCTGTTGCATCCCTGAGCAAGGCACAAGCTAAGAAGGTTGCTCGTTTCCTTCCAAATCCTGAGAGGCACTGGGGGCCAAAGCTTAGGGCAGGTCGCCAAATCACCAGCAAGCACATATCACTTTTGGGTGAAGAGGCAGTAAATGGATGTCTCAACCATCAAGAAAGTGAGCACGAAGCCAAACGTCAAAAGACTGAAAAGACTGAGGATGCTAATGCATCCGAATCATAG
- the LOC18601746 gene encoding scarecrow-like protein 3: MTTSLPSPGPEVSLSLTLPPCPTPLEALKPEERGIRLIQLLLTCAKHASSGNLHRADECLRQISLLASVSGDSIQRLSVRFASALAIRLVKRWPGLHKALNYTQLPKQEFDDAKPFWGRAFPYLGLSYAIITRTLIKATMGERVIHLVDVGSGDVNLWVPLLRSLSCIPDGPPHLKVSCMNANKAVVDKLGARLVKEAEALDMAFQFNPLNVSLKELTSDMLKVRSGEALAFISILNLHALLAEDDRVDAHFGDNRNINGIKNSKQMCHFLTMMRSLSPNLLLVVEQEADHNLNRLVDRFVEGLHYYSAVFDAIDAAFGPTSSGERHALEGMFGKEIENIVACEGVEREERHERHGRWMARFGQAGFKPVRIWYDSMEDANQMVEACGKDGYKIVQGKAGLMICWHDRPLYAVSAWTC; the protein is encoded by the coding sequence ATGACTACTTCTTTGCCATCTCCGGGGCCCGAGGTGAGCTTGTCCCTTACATTGCCACCTTGCCCAACTCCACTTGAGGCCTTAAAGCCTGAAGAAAGAGGCATCCGCCTTATCCAACTCCTACTAACATGTGCCAAGCATGCATCCTCCGGTAACCTACACCGTGCCGACGAGTGTCTCCGGCAAATATCGCTGCTTGCCTCCGTGTCTGGTGACTCCATACAACGCCTTTCCGTACGGTTTGCCTCTGCCCTCGCTATCCGCCTTGTCAAGCGTTGGCCTGGCCTACATAAGGCCTTGAACTACACTCAATTGCCAAAACAAGAGTTTGATGATGCTAAGCCCTTCTGGGGGCGAGCCTTTCCCTACCTCGGGTTGTCGTATGCTATCATAACCCGTACATTGATCAAGGCAACGATGGGGGAGAGAGTGATCCATCTCGTGGATGTGGGCTCCGGCGACGTCAACTTGTGGGTTCCACTCCTAAGGAGCTTGTCGTGCATACCGGATGGGCCTCCCCATTTGAAGGTGAGTTGTATGAACGCTAACAAGGCTGTTGTAGACAAGTTAGGAGCAAGGCTTGTAAAAGAGGCAGAAGCACTAGACATGGCCTTCCAATTTAACCCCCTAAATGTAAGTCTAAAAGAGCTGACGTCGGATATGCTTAAGGTAAGATCAGGTGAAGCACTAGCTTTCATATCCATCTTAAACCTCCATGCCTTATTAGCAGAGGATGATAGAGTCGATGCACATTTCGGCGATAACAGGAATATAAACGGCATCAAAAATTCCAAGCAAATGTGTCACTTCTTAACGATGATGCGGTCATTGTCGCCCAATCTCTTACTTGTAGTGGAGCAAGAAGCGGATCACAACTTGAACCGGTTAGTTGATCGATTCGTGGAGGGATTGCATTACTACAGTGCCGTGTTCGACGCAATTGATGCAGCATTTGGGCCGACGTCAAGTGGGGAAAGGCATGCTCTGGAGGGAATGTTTGGGAAAGAAATCGAAAACATTGTGGCGTGTGAGGGTGTTGAGCGAGAAGAGAGGCATGAGAGGCACGGAAGATGGATGGCTAGGTTTGGGCAAGCAGGGTTCAAGCCAGTGCGAATTTGGTATGACTCCATGGAAGATGCTAACCAGATGGTGGAAGCATGCGGCAAAGATGGTTACAAGATTGTTCAGGGAAAGGCAGGTTTGATGATTTGTTGGCATGATAGACCATTGTATGCAGTATCTGCATGGACTTGTTAA